In a single window of the Niabella ginsenosidivorans genome:
- a CDS encoding AIR synthase related protein → MSLYSKRGVSAQKEEVHAATKKLDKGLYEKAFCKIYPDVFMNDENWVSLMHADGAGTKSILAYLYWKETGDVSIWKGIAQDAIVMNLDDLLCVGIYDRLAFSSTIDRNKTVIPAEVLAEVINGSQAFLIQ, encoded by the coding sequence ATGTCACTGTATTCCAAAAGAGGGGTTTCTGCACAAAAAGAAGAAGTGCATGCGGCAACAAAAAAACTGGATAAAGGCCTTTATGAAAAGGCATTCTGTAAAATTTACCCGGATGTGTTCATGAATGATGAAAACTGGGTGAGCCTGATGCATGCAGACGGGGCCGGTACAAAAAGTATTCTGGCGTATCTGTACTGGAAAGAAACAGGCGATGTAAGCATTTGGAAGGGTATTGCCCAGGATGCAATTGTTATGAACCTGGATGATCTGCTTTGCGTGGGCATTTATGACCGGCTGGCCTTTTCATCCACAATCGACCGTAATAAAACGGTGATCCCTGCTGAAGTGCTGGCCGAAGTGATCAACGGAAGCCAGGCTTTTTTGATACAATGA
- a CDS encoding AIR synthase-related protein, with the protein MKDFGIHITYMGGETADVGDVVRTIAVNGTMTARWPKNRLITNEKIAPGNVIVGLASFGKTAYETEYNSGLASNGLTSARHDVLKKELAKKYPETFEPGLPDEVVYIGTHGITDTVEAEGTATTIGKLLLSPTRTFAPVIKALLEQHFDAINGLIHCSGGGQTKCMKYVPGHVKIIKDHLFEPPVIFDIIQKASGADAKEMYQVFNMGTRMEIYTNEKDAGAIIDISRSFGVEAQVIGRVEAAPQPSLEIHTGGEVILF; encoded by the coding sequence ATGAAGGATTTTGGTATTCATATAACCTATATGGGTGGGGAAACTGCGGATGTGGGCGATGTGGTGCGCACTATAGCAGTGAACGGAACCATGACGGCCCGCTGGCCCAAAAACAGGTTGATCACCAATGAGAAAATAGCCCCGGGAAATGTGATCGTGGGCCTGGCCTCTTTTGGAAAAACGGCCTATGAAACAGAATATAACAGTGGCCTGGCCAGCAACGGGCTAACCAGTGCCCGGCATGATGTGCTGAAAAAGGAGCTTGCAAAAAAATATCCGGAAACATTTGAGCCGGGGTTACCGGATGAGGTCGTATATATCGGCACGCATGGAATTACGGATACTGTTGAGGCGGAAGGCACTGCAACTACCATCGGAAAATTATTATTAAGCCCTACCCGCACTTTTGCACCGGTAATAAAAGCCCTGCTGGAACAGCATTTTGATGCCATTAACGGGCTGATCCATTGCAGCGGCGGCGGCCAGACAAAATGTATGAAGTATGTTCCGGGTCATGTAAAGATCATTAAGGATCATTTGTTTGAACCGCCTGTTATTTTTGACATTATTCAAAAGGCCAGCGGCGCTGATGCAAAAGAAATGTACCAGGTATTTAATATGGGCACGCGTATGGAAATTTATACCAACGAAAAGGATGCCGGTGCCATTATTGATATTTCAAGATCATTTGGCGTGGAGGCACAGGTAATCGGTAGGGTAGAAGCAGCTCCCCAACCATCACTGGAAATACATACAGGCGGAGAAGTAATCCTGTTCTGA
- the eco gene encoding serine protease inhibitor ecotin, giving the protein MKKNQLVMFLGLVITLLSCGSSKKTVTTVQNKDAESQLVHFPKAKPGFKRYVITVPASPAEEKELKLELIAGKVMPTDCNTRSLNGRLEEKTLQGWGYTYYEFKTNGTVVSTMMACPDNKKTDKFVEAKPELIRYNSKLPVVIFVPDGYEVKCRIWQAGASFEAAEK; this is encoded by the coding sequence ATGAAAAAAAATCAGTTAGTAATGTTCCTGGGCCTGGTAATAACCTTATTGTCCTGTGGCAGCAGTAAAAAAACAGTAACAACAGTTCAGAATAAGGATGCAGAAAGTCAGCTGGTTCATTTTCCAAAGGCAAAACCGGGATTTAAACGTTATGTAATCACTGTGCCTGCATCACCGGCAGAAGAAAAGGAGCTGAAGCTGGAATTAATCGCCGGTAAGGTAATGCCCACTGATTGTAACACCCGCTCCCTGAATGGCCGGTTAGAAGAAAAAACGCTTCAGGGATGGGGATATACCTACTATGAGTTTAAGACCAATGGCACAGTTGTTTCTACCATGATGGCGTGCCCTGATAATAAAAAAACAGACAAATTTGTTGAGGCAAAGCCGGAACTGATCCGTTACAACAGCAAACTGCCCGTAGTGATCTTTGTACCGGACGGATATGAAGTAAAATGCCGTATCTGGCAGGCCGGCGCCTCTTTTGAGGCTGCGGAAAAATAA
- the selD gene encoding selenide, water dikinase SelD: MVTTTSFQLTQYSHGAGCGCKISPALLDKILHSPATAAFTDPRLLVGNDKRDDAAVLDLGNGTALIATTDFFMPIVDEAYDFGRIAAANAISDVYAMGGKPVLAIAILGWPIDKLPPEIAGQVLEGARAVCAEAGIALAGGHSIDCPEPVFGLAVNGLVELPHLKQNATATAGCRLYLTKALGVGILSTAQKRGILQPEDAAIALQNMTTLNKPGELLGRLDAVKAMTDVTGFGLLGHLSEMCEGSGLSAVVKFDQVPVISSVPYYLDLGCVPGGTNRNWSSYGNKIGPLTERQKQILADPQTSGGLLVAVTEEGSAGFEQLMQKQGYHLKPFGHLEHRHEGPLVCINEQGLTLAADIIS, encoded by the coding sequence ATGGTAACAACTACTTCTTTTCAACTGACCCAGTATTCGCATGGAGCCGGTTGTGGCTGCAAGATCAGCCCTGCGCTGCTGGATAAAATATTACATAGCCCTGCAACTGCCGCGTTCACTGATCCGCGCCTGCTGGTGGGCAATGATAAACGGGATGATGCAGCAGTGCTGGACCTGGGCAATGGCACGGCACTCATTGCTACCACGGATTTCTTTATGCCTATTGTAGATGAAGCCTATGACTTTGGCCGTATAGCAGCAGCTAATGCCATCAGTGATGTATACGCCATGGGCGGTAAACCGGTACTGGCAATAGCAATACTCGGCTGGCCCATTGATAAACTGCCTCCTGAAATAGCCGGGCAGGTGTTGGAGGGTGCGAGGGCTGTATGTGCCGAAGCAGGCATTGCCCTGGCGGGCGGACACAGCATTGATTGCCCGGAACCCGTGTTCGGGCTGGCAGTAAACGGACTGGTGGAACTGCCGCACCTGAAACAGAATGCCACAGCCACTGCGGGTTGCCGCCTCTACCTGACCAAAGCGCTTGGTGTGGGCATTTTATCCACGGCTCAGAAACGGGGAATATTACAACCGGAAGACGCAGCCATCGCCCTGCAAAACATGACCACTCTTAATAAACCGGGTGAACTGCTGGGCAGGCTAGATGCTGTAAAAGCCATGACCGATGTAACCGGTTTTGGCCTGCTGGGCCATTTGTCTGAAATGTGCGAAGGCAGCGGGCTTTCTGCTGTAGTGAAGTTTGACCAGGTACCAGTGATTTCCTCTGTTCCCTATTATCTTGATCTGGGTTGTGTGCCCGGGGGCACCAACCGCAACTGGAGTAGTTATGGCAACAAGATCGGCCCGCTTACAGAGCGTCAGAAACAGATACTGGCGGATCCGCAGACCAGCGGAGGGTTACTGGTGGCGGTAACTGAAGAAGGCTCTGCCGGTTTTGAGCAGCTGATGCAGAAGCAAGGTTATCACTTAAAACCATTCGGGCACCTGGAGCACCGGCATGAAGGACCGCTGGTCTGTATCAACGAGCAGGGTCTCACATTAGCTGCTGATATTATTTCTTAA
- the mnmH gene encoding tRNA 2-selenouridine(34) synthase MnmH, whose product MTKSITIADWIQQAPTLPLVDVRTPAEFTRGHIPGACNVPLFSNEERAQVGTTYRQQGREPAILLGFDLTGAKWSGFIQQCLQIAPGKRIAVHCWRGGMRSGAMAWALDLYGFEVYQVQGGYKEYRRWAHRQFERMYELRILGGMTGSGKTRLLQYMKARGQQVIDLEELAQHKGSSYGTMNRMVQPSQEQFENELAWQLKEMQTGKPLWLEDECQKIGKRIIPVPLWQQMRTAPMIDLQVPAVQRIDALLEEYGCLDPDFLIACTERIRKRLGPLQTQQAIAAIREGRMADFIRIVLVYYDKTYHKGLGMRPPERVFPLEASGKDPEADSRQLLRFIKTIPV is encoded by the coding sequence ATGACAAAAAGCATTACCATAGCAGATTGGATACAACAGGCCCCAACACTGCCGCTGGTAGATGTGCGCACTCCTGCCGAATTTACCCGGGGACATATACCCGGTGCCTGCAATGTACCGTTATTCAGCAATGAAGAACGGGCACAGGTAGGCACCACTTACAGGCAGCAGGGACGCGAACCGGCGATCCTCCTGGGTTTTGACCTTACAGGCGCCAAATGGTCGGGTTTTATACAACAATGTTTACAGATCGCACCTGGAAAGCGTATTGCCGTGCACTGCTGGCGGGGGGGTATGCGCAGCGGGGCCATGGCCTGGGCGCTGGATCTGTACGGGTTTGAGGTATACCAGGTACAGGGAGGTTATAAGGAATACCGCCGCTGGGCACACCGGCAGTTTGAGCGGATGTATGAGCTGCGGATATTAGGCGGTATGACCGGTTCCGGTAAAACCCGGCTGCTGCAATATATGAAAGCCCGCGGGCAACAGGTTATTGACCTGGAGGAGCTGGCACAGCACAAGGGTTCTTCTTATGGTACCATGAACCGGATGGTACAACCCAGCCAGGAACAATTTGAAAATGAGCTGGCCTGGCAGTTGAAAGAGATGCAGACTGGCAAACCACTATGGCTGGAGGACGAATGCCAGAAGATTGGCAAACGTATCATCCCGGTGCCACTGTGGCAGCAGATGCGGACTGCGCCGATGATTGACCTGCAGGTGCCGGCAGTGCAACGTATTGACGCATTGTTAGAAGAATACGGCTGTCTGGATCCTGATTTCCTGATAGCCTGCACCGAACGTATCCGTAAGCGGCTGGGCCCATTACAGACCCAACAGGCTATTGCCGCCATCCGCGAAGGACGCATGGCCGATTTTATCCGGATTGTACTGGTATATTATGACAAGACCTACCATAAAGGGCTTGGCATGCGACCACCGGAACGTGTTTTTCCCCTGGAAGCATCCGGGAAAGACCCGGAAGCAGACAGCCGGCAATTGCTCAGGTTTATAAAAACAATACCTGTATAA
- a CDS encoding thiolase family protein: MLPKEVYIIAAVRTPLGSFGGALKDISAIQLGAAAIKGALEKAGLNADKVNDVLMGCVLQANLGQAPARQAAKLAGLPDQVNCTTINKVCASGMKAVAGAAQSIALGDADIVVAGGMESMSNVPFYLDKLRWGNKYGNTAAIDGLARDGLTDAYDGQAMGMAAELCAAECGITREEQDAFAMESYRRSQAAWEAGKFNEEVIPVAIPSRKGDPALFSKDEEPFNVKFDKVASLKPAFKKDGSVTAANASTMNDGAAALVLMSREKADELGLKPIAKILSFADAEQAPEWFTTTPSLAVPKAVVKAGLKMEEINYWELNEAFSVVGIENTRRMQLDPAKVNVNGGAVSIGHPLGASGARILVTLIHVLQQNNARYGAAGICNGGGGASAMVIERIV; this comes from the coding sequence ATGTTACCAAAAGAAGTATATATTATTGCAGCGGTGCGCACGCCTTTAGGAAGCTTTGGCGGTGCGTTAAAGGATATAAGCGCTATACAACTGGGCGCTGCTGCTATTAAAGGGGCACTGGAAAAAGCCGGTTTGAATGCGGATAAGGTTAATGATGTGCTTATGGGCTGCGTACTGCAGGCTAATCTGGGCCAGGCACCGGCACGCCAGGCGGCAAAGCTGGCTGGCCTGCCCGATCAGGTGAACTGTACTACTATAAACAAAGTGTGCGCCAGCGGTATGAAAGCCGTTGCCGGTGCAGCTCAAAGCATTGCATTAGGTGATGCGGATATTGTAGTGGCCGGCGGCATGGAAAGCATGAGCAACGTACCGTTTTACCTGGACAAGCTGCGCTGGGGCAATAAATACGGGAATACAGCGGCTATTGACGGATTGGCCAGAGACGGACTAACCGATGCCTATGATGGGCAGGCCATGGGTATGGCAGCTGAATTGTGCGCCGCGGAATGCGGTATAACAAGAGAAGAACAGGACGCTTTTGCTATGGAAAGTTACAGGCGCAGCCAGGCAGCATGGGAAGCGGGGAAATTCAATGAGGAAGTGATTCCTGTAGCAATCCCTTCCCGCAAGGGCGACCCTGCTCTTTTTTCAAAAGATGAAGAGCCGTTTAATGTAAAATTTGATAAGGTGGCTTCACTGAAACCGGCTTTTAAAAAAGACGGATCTGTAACCGCAGCCAATGCCAGCACCATGAATGATGGTGCCGCCGCATTAGTGCTGATGAGCAGGGAAAAAGCAGACGAACTGGGTCTAAAGCCGATAGCGAAGATCCTGTCCTTTGCAGATGCGGAGCAGGCGCCTGAGTGGTTTACGACCACACCTTCCCTGGCTGTACCCAAAGCAGTGGTAAAAGCAGGGTTAAAAATGGAAGAGATCAATTACTGGGAACTGAACGAGGCGTTTAGCGTGGTGGGTATTGAAAATACGCGCCGCATGCAATTAGATCCTGCCAAAGTGAATGTTAATGGTGGCGCGGTTTCCATCGGTCACCCTCTGGGCGCCAGCGGCGCACGGATCCTTGTTACGCTTATCCATGTGCTACAGCAAAACAATGCCCGTTATGGCGCCGCCGGAATCTGTAATGGTGGTGGCGGCGCCAGCGCTATGGTCATTGAACGTATTGTATGA
- a CDS encoding putative polyvalent protein kinase domain-containing protein — translation MELHQIGQENRVYFAGDHVLKVGYNYLKFYETPIRFLDNKIALHNYLFPDTRLELTGFTHTYDTNNENAIVFAPIFKQRYVKGNVLSFSEVDAFQEELVRRGFTNWAGPALYTGRDYIIKDMHIDNIMLTDQRNYRFIDTVPFLNTPELGYGGTREYGDAKVRKIPV, via the coding sequence ATGGAACTTCATCAGATCGGCCAGGAAAATCGGGTATATTTTGCCGGGGATCATGTTTTGAAAGTCGGGTACAACTATCTGAAATTCTATGAAACACCGATCCGTTTTCTGGACAATAAAATAGCGCTCCACAATTACCTGTTTCCGGATACCAGGCTTGAATTGACAGGGTTTACCCACACCTACGACACGAATAATGAAAATGCAATTGTTTTTGCACCAATATTCAAACAAAGATATGTTAAGGGGAATGTGTTATCTTTTTCGGAAGTGGATGCCTTTCAGGAAGAATTAGTCAGACGAGGCTTTACCAACTGGGCCGGTCCCGCCTTATATACCGGCAGGGATTATATCATTAAGGATATGCATATTGACAATATAATGCTGACCGACCAGAGAAACTATCGCTTTATTGACACTGTGCCTTTTTTAAACACTCCTGAATTAGGTTATGGTGGAACAAGGGAATATGGAGATGCGAAGGTCCGTAAAATTCCGGTTTAG
- a CDS encoding exo-beta-N-acetylmuramidase NamZ family protein — protein sequence MKWNTIQWLFVAGLLFCSFMKAPAIKNNERNNQFREPDIKTGADQTELYVPYLRGKRVAVMANPTSIIGKKHLVDSLKSLGIHIVKVFGPEHGFRGNASAGAKVKDETDPATGIPIISLYGSKHKPSKEDMADVDVLVYDLQDVGVRFYTNINALARLMEACAENNKEMLILDRPNPNGYLIDGPVLDMKYKSGIGMFPIPMSHGLTVAEFAQMANGEGWLANKEKCRLKIIKVTHYNHAMPYTLPVKPSPNLNTQQAVLLYPSTCMFEGTYINLGRGTQFPFTVLGSPELKGKYTFHFTPVSIKGMAETPLFMNQVCYGLDLRNYDTEKLRKSGKINLQWIMELYKASPHKEKFFDSKLSNQMGKIENLIGSGLFRQQIIEGASEATIRASWEPGLSNYKKMREKYLLYP from the coding sequence ATGAAATGGAATACCATACAATGGTTGTTTGTTGCCGGATTATTATTCTGTTCCTTTATGAAGGCTCCTGCAATTAAAAACAATGAAAGGAACAACCAGTTCCGTGAACCTGATATTAAAACAGGGGCAGACCAAACAGAATTATATGTGCCCTATCTGAGAGGAAAGCGGGTTGCAGTAATGGCCAATCCTACATCCATAATAGGGAAAAAACACCTGGTAGACAGTCTCAAAAGCCTGGGAATACATATTGTAAAGGTGTTTGGTCCTGAGCATGGTTTCAGGGGAAATGCAAGTGCCGGTGCTAAAGTTAAAGATGAGACCGATCCGGCTACGGGTATCCCGATCATTTCGTTATATGGCTCTAAACATAAGCCCAGCAAAGAGGATATGGCTGATGTGGATGTCCTTGTTTATGATCTGCAGGATGTAGGCGTGCGTTTTTACACCAACATTAATGCACTGGCGCGATTGATGGAAGCCTGTGCTGAAAATAATAAAGAAATGCTGATCCTTGACCGGCCTAACCCTAATGGCTATCTTATTGATGGGCCTGTACTGGACATGAAATATAAATCCGGCATCGGTATGTTCCCGATCCCGATGTCGCATGGTTTAACTGTTGCAGAATTTGCCCAGATGGCCAACGGAGAAGGATGGCTGGCCAACAAAGAAAAATGTCGCCTGAAAATTATCAAAGTAACCCATTATAATCATGCGATGCCTTATACATTGCCTGTAAAGCCATCTCCTAACCTGAATACACAGCAGGCGGTTTTATTATACCCCTCAACCTGTATGTTTGAGGGTACTTATATCAATCTGGGCAGGGGCACACAGTTCCCGTTTACTGTATTAGGCAGCCCTGAACTGAAAGGGAAATATACCTTTCATTTTACGCCGGTTTCCATAAAAGGCATGGCTGAAACTCCTTTATTTATGAACCAGGTTTGTTATGGGCTGGACCTCCGGAACTATGATACAGAGAAGCTTCGTAAAAGCGGAAAGATCAATTTGCAATGGATCATGGAATTGTATAAAGCGTCACCGCATAAGGAAAAATTCTTTGATTCCAAATTGAGCAATCAAATGGGTAAAATCGAAAACCTGATCGGGAGTGGTTTATTCCGTCAGCAGATCATTGAGGGCGCATCAGAAGCAACCATCCGGGCCTCCTGGGAACCGGGACTATCAAACTATAAAAAAATGCGGGAAAAATATTTGCTGTATCCATAA
- a CDS encoding DUF6438 domain-containing protein, whose amino-acid sequence MWQLLVRQFIFLRIILLFLLILGSCNIKKQHSLPEEINKITIVTGGCYGECPFLAIAIDKSLNYNYFGGEYTELNGFYTGKVSNEFWDSVSQKLERIQFKQLDSQYINSHDDMNIQVVIQYNDSIKKIRAQSADLLDSVRKILFWLLDSRTKQKLVPSKDTIRFETNA is encoded by the coding sequence ATGTGGCAACTACTGGTTAGGCAGTTTATATTTTTAAGAATAATATTATTGTTTTTGTTGATCTTGGGTTCTTGTAATATAAAAAAACAACATTCCTTGCCTGAAGAGATCAATAAAATAACTATTGTTACGGGAGGATGTTATGGAGAATGTCCTTTTTTGGCAATTGCTATTGACAAATCTTTAAATTATAATTACTTCGGAGGCGAATATACAGAACTAAATGGGTTCTATACCGGTAAAGTCTCAAATGAGTTTTGGGATAGCGTCAGCCAGAAACTGGAAAGGATTCAATTTAAGCAATTGGACTCCCAATATATCAATTCACATGACGACATGAATATCCAGGTTGTTATTCAATATAATGATTCAATAAAAAAGATCAGGGCTCAATCTGCTGATCTGCTTGATTCGGTTCGGAAAATTTTATTCTGGCTTTTGGATAGCCGCACTAAACAAAAACTTGTACCCTCAAAGGATACAATCAGGTTTGAAACAAATGCTTAA
- a CDS encoding DUF3822 family protein, which produces MQARFEINGEYFIDHENGTLVVQAGPGYFAYAICDGFGSKLGALKWFQVDHNNHISSLLGELPFLQQQFAKKIIAFDFPAYTLLPVFLNEGDNEALLHLAGADPQDHILTEVINNNIALNYSVPYSLLNQCIHNIPGAAYWHLQAVRITELLKDRAASIMEVNIIDDHFSVVASKNGQLLLARHYTYQAPEDLLFYLLKIAEVHQLPQTEVQLNVSGLIDSDSRLYRMLYDYFLNIRLMKAGWADEQQLQYPAHYFTTLKQVAICEL; this is translated from the coding sequence ATGCAGGCAAGATTTGAAATAAACGGGGAATATTTTATTGACCATGAAAACGGGACCCTTGTAGTACAGGCCGGGCCGGGGTATTTTGCATACGCGATCTGTGATGGCTTTGGATCCAAGCTCGGAGCGCTGAAATGGTTCCAGGTTGATCACAACAACCATATATCCTCCCTTTTAGGGGAATTGCCTTTTTTACAACAGCAGTTTGCAAAAAAGATCATTGCCTTTGATTTCCCGGCATACACATTACTGCCTGTTTTTTTAAATGAAGGTGATAACGAAGCCTTGTTGCACCTTGCTGGCGCTGACCCGCAGGATCATATTTTAACAGAAGTGATCAACAATAATATTGCACTGAACTATTCTGTTCCGTATTCCCTGTTAAACCAGTGTATTCATAATATACCGGGCGCCGCTTACTGGCATTTACAGGCAGTGCGGATCACCGAGCTGTTAAAAGATCGGGCTGCATCCATAATGGAAGTCAATATCATTGATGATCATTTTTCCGTTGTTGCGTCAAAGAATGGGCAGTTGCTTTTAGCCCGGCACTATACTTATCAGGCTCCTGAAGATCTGCTGTTTTACCTGTTAAAGATTGCAGAAGTGCACCAACTGCCGCAAACAGAAGTACAACTGAATGTTTCAGGGCTCATTGATTCAGATTCCAGGCTATACCGGATGCTGTATGATTATTTTCTGAACATCCGGCTGATGAAAGCGGGCTGGGCAGATGAGCAGCAACTGCAATACCCGGCACATTATTTCACAACATTAAAGCAGGTAGCTATATGCGAATTATAG
- a CDS encoding RsmD family RNA methyltransferase has product MRIIAGALGGRKINPPAKMPYTRPTTDVAKEGLFNVLQHRIDFDGIKTLDLFGGTGSISYELASRGAGDLTIVEKDHTMFEFIKKTAAALKIENIQFVKMDVFKYLESCHSSYDFIFAGPPYALVSIDELPKIIVQRQLLNPGGWFVLEHTPRNDYKQFEKYSFEKNYGTTIFSVFING; this is encoded by the coding sequence ATGCGAATTATAGCAGGAGCGCTGGGAGGCCGGAAAATTAACCCTCCTGCAAAAATGCCTTATACACGCCCTACAACAGATGTGGCTAAAGAAGGTCTCTTTAATGTATTACAGCACCGTATTGATTTTGACGGTATCAAAACCCTGGATCTTTTTGGAGGCACGGGCAGCATCAGCTATGAGCTGGCCAGCAGGGGAGCGGGCGACCTGACCATTGTAGAAAAAGATCATACCATGTTTGAGTTCATAAAAAAAACAGCTGCTGCCCTGAAAATTGAGAACATCCAATTTGTAAAAATGGATGTTTTTAAATACCTGGAATCCTGTCACAGCTCTTATGATTTTATTTTTGCGGGGCCACCCTATGCTTTGGTTTCTATTGATGAACTGCCTAAAATAATAGTGCAAAGGCAGTTGCTGAACCCCGGAGGATGGTTTGTACTGGAGCATACACCGCGTAATGATTATAAGCAGTTTGAAAAATACAGTTTCGAAAAAAATTACGGCACCACTATTTTTTCTGTGTTTATAAATGGCTAG
- a CDS encoding 5-formyltetrahydrofolate cyclo-ligase, whose product MLKSEARKLYRQKRAAITPREQRIWDDLLLIQFQQLSLPPVRSVFSYAAIENRKEISPDAIIGYLEFSNPGLKIAYPVYDHSIAAMKAVWVNDATFFVVNPQGISEPENGIPAAPGELDIILVPLLCFDKAGYRVGYGKGVYDKFLKNVRPDALKIGLSYFEAVANIEDTNEFDVSLNYCITPHRIYEF is encoded by the coding sequence ATGCTGAAATCTGAAGCCAGAAAATTATACCGTCAAAAGCGTGCCGCTATTACACCGCGGGAGCAAAGGATCTGGGACGATCTGCTCTTAATACAGTTCCAGCAATTATCTCTGCCGCCGGTCCGTTCCGTTTTCAGCTATGCGGCTATTGAAAACCGGAAAGAGATCAGTCCCGATGCTATTATCGGCTACCTGGAATTCAGCAATCCCGGGTTAAAGATCGCATATCCTGTGTATGATCACTCCATTGCAGCAATGAAAGCCGTTTGGGTCAATGATGCCACTTTTTTTGTGGTAAACCCGCAGGGTATCAGTGAGCCGGAAAACGGCATTCCGGCAGCTCCCGGGGAGCTGGACATCATCCTGGTACCCTTGCTTTGTTTTGACAAAGCGGGTTACCGGGTAGGCTATGGTAAAGGCGTTTACGATAAATTTCTCAAAAATGTGCGGCCGGATGCGTTAAAGATCGGGCTGAGCTATTTTGAGGCTGTTGCAAATATTGAAGATACCAATGAATTTGATGTATCTTTAAACTATTGTATTACTCCGCATCGGATTTATGAGTTTTAA
- the lpxK gene encoding tetraacyldisaccharide 4'-kinase — protein MSFKNVIKRKNKLLLPISWLYVAGVRIFNFLYDSGLKGSTRFSLPLICVGNLSVGGTGKSPMVEYLVRLLKEQYSIAVVSRGYKRKTKGLLMASATTTADDIGDEPMQLHKKFPGVPIAVSAQRAVAVAALLRQQKPEVIILDDAFQHRALQAGFNILLTEYSNLFADDYYLPAGQLRDLKSNYKRAQCIIVTKCPPDLTSEQARATCNKLQPVSGQPVFFAALKYGQPQTLFGNTPVLFESVQHLLLVTGIANPLPLKRELQQYQKDIRTFYFEDHYDFEQKDIVAILEAYHRFPPGTAAIITTEKDGARLQKFQPQLERANTWCIPVSHSFLLGETEKFNILINDFIRNVDKQKNKT, from the coding sequence ATGAGTTTTAAGAACGTCATTAAAAGAAAGAATAAACTATTACTACCTATTTCATGGCTTTATGTTGCAGGCGTCCGCATTTTTAATTTCCTGTATGATTCTGGGCTGAAAGGATCCACCCGTTTTTCGCTCCCCCTTATTTGCGTAGGCAATCTTTCCGTTGGTGGTACCGGCAAATCACCCATGGTGGAGTACCTGGTCCGGTTACTAAAAGAACAGTACAGTATAGCAGTTGTGAGCCGGGGCTATAAAAGAAAAACAAAGGGCCTCTTAATGGCGTCGGCAACAACAACGGCCGATGATATTGGTGACGAACCTATGCAGTTGCATAAAAAATTTCCCGGGGTGCCGATAGCTGTGTCAGCCCAAAGGGCTGTAGCAGTAGCAGCATTGCTCAGGCAACAAAAGCCGGAGGTGATCATTCTGGACGATGCGTTCCAGCACCGTGCCCTGCAGGCCGGGTTCAATATTCTGCTGACAGAATACAGTAATTTGTTCGCGGATGATTATTATTTGCCTGCCGGTCAGCTGCGCGATCTGAAATCGAACTATAAGAGAGCTCAATGTATCATAGTGACCAAATGCCCGCCAGATCTTACCTCAGAACAGGCCCGGGCAACCTGCAATAAATTACAACCTGTTAGCGGGCAGCCCGTTTTTTTTGCTGCTTTAAAATACGGCCAGCCCCAAACGCTTTTTGGCAACACGCCAGTGCTTTTTGAGTCTGTGCAGCACCTGCTGCTTGTTACCGGGATAGCGAATCCATTGCCCTTAAAAAGGGAATTACAGCAATATCAGAAAGATATCCGGACGTTTTATTTTGAAGATCATTACGACTTTGAGCAAAAGGATATTGTGGCTATACTGGAAGCCTATCACCGGTTTCCCCCCGGAACTGCGGCTATTATTACCACTGAAAAAGACGGTGCCCGTTTACAGAAATTTCAACCGCAACTGGAAAGGGCCAATACCTGGTGCATACCGGTAAGCCATTCTTTTTTATTGGGTGAAACAGAGAAATTTAATATCTTGATCAACGATTTTATCAGAAATGTTGATAAACAGAAAAACAAAACATGA